DNA from Corallococcus soli:
TCCATGGCCGAGCACCAGGTGCGCGCCCGCGTCCACCACCGCGTGGGTGAAGACGCGCAGGTCGCCGCGATCCTCGCCGAAGAACATCTCCCGGCCCTCCGGCACGTGCAGGGCCTTGCCGCCCTCCGCGCCGCCGTGGAAGGAGACGACGACGATGTCGTGCGAGGCGGCCACCTGCTTCACCAGCGCCGTGGCGTTGGGCAGGTTGTTCAGGTGGTTGCATCCGGGCGACGTGTGGAAGGCCACGAGTCCAATCTTCAGGCCGTTGCGCTCCACCGTGGCCACGCTGCCCGGAGGCCCGCTCCAGGCGATGCCCAGCGCGTCCAGGGTGGACTCGGTGGCGCGGCGGCACTCCTCGCCAAAGTCACCGGAGTGGTTGTTCGCGGTGGAGACGACGTCCACGCCCGCGTCCTTGATGTCCTGGCCGTAGGAGGTGGGGGAGCGGAAGGCGTAGCAGTTGGCGGGGGAGCGGCACTTGGTGGTGCGGCCGGTGTCGCACAGCGGGCCCTCCAGGTTGACGAAGGTGAGGTCCGCGTCCTCCAGCAGGGGGCGCACGCCGGCGATGACGCTGGCGCCGCCTTCGGGGGGCAGGTGGCCCTCCGGCACGGTGGTGCCGAGCATCAGGTCGCCGGTGGCGCGGATGCGCACCTTCGCGCCCGGGGGAGGCGGAGGCCGGGGCGTGCCGTCCACGGGCTGCGCCAGCCGGGCCTGGAGCGCGGCCTGGCTGCGGGCCTGGGTGAGCGCGCCCTCCAGGTCGGGCTGGTCCGGGTTGAGCGCGCGCACCTGCGTCCACTGCGTGAGCGTTTCGGACCAGCGGCCATCGAGGGAGTAGGCCCAGCCCAGCTCCCAGCGGCAGTCGGCGCGGGACGGCGCACCCTGGACGCACGCGGACAGCTCCGCGATGGCGGTGCGGGAGTCCTTCGCCTTGAGGGCTTCCACGCCCCGCGCGTAGTGCTCGGCCGGGTCGCCCACGGCGATGAGGCCCGGCGCGGTGCCGGACCTGTCCTGCATGGCGACGGCGGCGGCGCGCAGGGCCGCGACGCTGACGTCCACGGCGATGCGGCCTGCCTCCGAGAGGGTGATGGACGGCGTCGCGGGCTGCGCTGACGCGGTGGTCGGGGTCTCGGCGCCCGTCTCCGTCCCCGTCGCGGGCGACGTGTTCGACGGTGCCCCCGGGGTCGGGGCGGAGGCAGGGGCTGCCGCTGCCATGCCGGCGGGCATCCGCACCGCAACGGCGGTGGCCTGGGTGTCGGGGACCCTGGCGTTCGCGAAGGTCACACCCGAGGAGGCCGCGCGGGGCTCGAAGCCCCCGACCCGCACGGTGCTTCCGTTGCCATGCGGCGGCAGGCTCGCCGTGAGCGTCGGTGAGGGGTTCTGCGCGGCGGCCCTCACGGAGGCGAGGCCCGCGTTCGCGAGGGATGCCGAGCCCATCCCGGCACTGCCCTGGCCATTCGCCGCGGCCCTCACGGAGGCGAGGCCCGCCGCGCTGAGTTGAGCGGTTCCTGCCCCGGCCGTGCCCGGACTGGCGGACGCCCTCATCACCGCCATCACCCCGGCCGCGCCGAGGCGCTCGGCTCCGGCGTCCCGGATGACGGAGCGCACGGAGGCCGTGCCCGCGTCGAGGAGGAGCGCGGTGCTGGGGCGCTCGGCTGTGGAGAAGTTGGGGACGGACGCGGCGGGCGCGGCGAGCGCCAGCATCAACAGGACGGACGGGGCCATGGCCCGCGCATCTTACGGGAAGGCGGAGGGACGAGGGCGACACCGCTCAAGCCGGCTCGATAGCAGCCGGGCAGGCGACACCCCCACATCCCTCCCGCTCCCGTCCGCGTGTCCCCCCGGACAGTGCCTACCCCAGCGCGTCGAGCAGCACCGAGCCCCGGCGCTGACGCGGCAACAGCCGGAAGTGCCTCAACTCCCTGCGCTTCACCCGCTGCTCCAGCGCGCTGTGCAGCGACAGCCGCCCCGGCCCGCGCATCAACGTCCCCAGGGCGATGGCGATGAGCGCCACGTTGAACTCGTACCCGCCCTTGGTGATGTCGAAGCCGTTCTTCCCGTGCACCTTCGCGATGGCCACCGCCTGCGTCACGATGATGGAGAGCGCCGTGAACCGCGTCGCGATGCCCAGGATGGAGCTCACCCCCGCCACCAGCTCCGTGATGCCGGTGGCCAGCACCCACGGACGCCCCGGCTTGAACCCGAGCTGCTCGAACATGCCCGCGTGCTGTTCGGTGCCTTCCTTCTTCAGCTTCGCGAGGCCGTGCTGGATCATCGTCGCACCCAATGACAGACGCGGCGGCAGCAACGCGGCCGACTTCAGGAGCGACGGTTGTTCGTTCAGCATCGTCACGTTCATGGGTGCTCTCCTCGTCCGGACGCGAACGCCCGTGGGTGAAGTGCCCCTTACGTTGTGACCCGTCCCTCCCTCCGGCCCGGACGCCCGGTGGGCCGCTGGTCCCACGGGCGGGCGCTCAACCCCCGGCCCGCTCCGCCAGCGGCACGTCCATCAGCGCCGCCACCTCCGGGCCGTAGCCCCCCGGGCCCGCCCCATGGACGATCAACGGCGGCCGCACCGACAGCCCCCGGTCCTGATCGCGCAGCGCCTGCACCAGGAAGCGCGTCGCCGGGGCCTCCAGCCGCGCATGCACCGTGCGCAGCACCCGGGGGAACAGCTTCGCCCGCTCGAGCACCCCCAGCACCTCCGCCAGCCGCGCCGCCGGATACACCAGGCTCACCGCTCCCCCCGGACGCAGCGCGTGCCGGGCCGCGGCGACCACCGCGTCCGCGTCACACGCCACCTCCGACTTGGACACGGCCCGCTCCTCGTCCGGGCTCACCACGCCCGCCTGGGCCCGGCGGAACGGCGGGTTCGACACCACCTGCGCGTACGCCCCGGAGGCCAGCAGCGTCCGCGCCCGCCGCAGGTCCCCGAGCACCGGCCGCACCCGGCCCTCACACCCGTTGAGCGCCACCGAGCGCGTCAGCCGGGCGTGCACCCCAGGCTGCAGCTCCAGCGCGTCCACCGGGT
Protein-coding regions in this window:
- a CDS encoding DoxX family protein, with translation MNVTMLNEQPSLLKSAALLPPRLSLGATMIQHGLAKLKKEGTEQHAGMFEQLGFKPGRPWVLATGITELVAGVSSILGIATRFTALSIIVTQAVAIAKVHGKNGFDITKGGYEFNVALIAIALGTLMRGPGRLSLHSALEQRVKRRELRHFRLLPRQRRGSVLLDALG
- a CDS encoding tRNA1(Val) (adenine(37)-N6)-methyltransferase; the protein is MTGPDPRDDQETLDAIGTADVRVFQRRSGYRFTLDAVLLAHFAATEGRELSGPVLELGAGSGVVSLLLVKQFGVTDPVDALELQPGVHARLTRSVALNGCEGRVRPVLGDLRRARTLLASGAYAQVVSNPPFRRAQAGVVSPDEERAVSKSEVACDADAVVAAARHALRPGGAVSLVYPAARLAEVLGVLERAKLFPRVLRTVHARLEAPATRFLVQALRDQDRGLSVRPPLIVHGAGPGGYGPEVAALMDVPLAERAGG
- a CDS encoding CapA family protein, translated to MPAGMAAAAPASAPTPGAPSNTSPATGTETGAETPTTASAQPATPSITLSEAGRIAVDVSVAALRAAAVAMQDRSGTAPGLIAVGDPAEHYARGVEALKAKDSRTAIAELSACVQGAPSRADCRWELGWAYSLDGRWSETLTQWTQVRALNPDQPDLEGALTQARSQAALQARLAQPVDGTPRPPPPPGAKVRIRATGDLMLGTTVPEGHLPPEGGASVIAGVRPLLEDADLTFVNLEGPLCDTGRTTKCRSPANCYAFRSPTSYGQDIKDAGVDVVSTANNHSGDFGEECRRATESTLDALGIAWSGPPGSVATVERNGLKIGLVAFHTSPGCNHLNNLPNATALVKQVAASHDIVVVSFHGGAEGGKALHVPEGREMFFGEDRGDLRVFTHAVVDAGAHLVLGHGPHVARAMEFYQGRLIAYSMGNFATYGRFNLKGPQGLGMVLEVELDGLGRFSNGRILPTKQVGQGIAQPDPAGNVVSLVRKLSAEDFPETGARIDDDGRLTPRQPPVTAAGSAP